The Alkalihalophilus pseudofirmus nucleotide sequence GGATGTTTGCACTTATATAGAAAAAAGAAAAAATTTGATGAGTTAATTCAAACAAGAGAAAGCCAACTAGCAGCTAATTAATATTAATAAAAATAATTATGATACTGTGTGCCGCAGAATAAAACTCCCAAGAGGCAGAAGCATCCCAAGCGGATGAAAAGATATGCTGAGCTGGATCGGAATTGACCGATTGTAGATGGAGTGCCTGAGCTTCATTGATGAGGGAAACCTCCAGAAGTAAAGGATAAAAAGCCTTTACGATAACAATCTGGAACCAAAATCAGGAAAGACTACTAATGCAACCAAGTTTCCAAACAGTTTACTATTGGCGTTTGAGCGCGGATACAATGCATTAAACAATGTTCATGCACAACCAATTAACAAGTGGACTGAATTTAAGCAAGTTTTAAAGCAGTTAAACAATCCTAAAGTACGTGAGAAGTATGAAACGATTATTATTGATACTGCTGATATTGCTTGGGATTTAGCAGAACAGTACGTACTAAATCGTGAAGGCGTAGACAAGATTTCTGATATTCCTTTCGGTGGTGGATATAAATTACTTGAGAAAGAGGTTGATCAAGCCTTTCGCTCCATTCCTTTAATGGATTACGGTTTAGTAATGATTTCTCATAGTGAAGATAAGCAATTTACAGATGAGAGTGGTCAAGAATTTAATAAAATTGTTCCAACACTGGCTAAAAAAGCTCGAAAAATCGTGTTGCGTATGTCTGATATCATCGGCTTTAGTAAGGCTGTAGAAACTGAAGAAGGTGTTGAGGTGCGACTTTATATGCGTGGGTCAACACGATTTGAGGCAGGATCAAGGTGGAAGCACACACCTAACTACGTGCCGTTTGATTATAATACTTTAGTTGGTGTCATCGCTGACGCAATCGAAAAGCAAGCCGAGGAAGATAAGGTGCAAGCGATTGATGGTCATGTAAATGTTTATCAGTCTGTGACAGAAGATCGTCCTTTTGAAGAAGTGCGAAATGAAGCTACAAAGCTTTGTCAAGCAATTGCAGCTGAAGTTGAAGAAGGTGATGAGCGTAATGCTCGTGTAGCTAAGATCGGAAAAATCATTGAGAATCACTTAGGTAAAGGAAGAAACTTAAAATCAACAGAAGAGGAGCAAAAGGATTTAATTGAGTTAATTATTCAAGATTTAAACGAATATAAAGAATCATTGTAATTACATAAGCAACAAATCATAAGGGAGTTTACTAGCTAGACTCCCTTATTTTTAAAGTAGGTGATATTTATCGCAGAGAAAGATAAGAAGATGATCTGTCCTGATTGTAAGGAACATGTTTTAAAGAGTGAAGCCACTCAAATAGGTAGAAGGTACTTTCATCCAGAATGTGCCGAGAAGAGAAGTAAGCAAGAAAAGAATAGTGACACAGAGAAGCAAGAACTTAAAGAATTGAAAGATTACATATACTTTGACCTATACGAGAAAAAGGTGAATATGCCTTTTATTATGAAGCAAGTTTCCGAGTTTAAGAATGAGTATGGGTATCGTTACAAGGGAATGGAGTTAACCTTGAGATACTTCTACGGCACTCTAGGCAATTCCATGCAAGAAGGTCATGGAATAGGGATCATACCTTTTATGTATGAAGAGACTAAGAAGCATATTAGAACTGTAATGAATGTTAAATCCAGTCTTAAAGACTTTGAAGTCAAAGAAGAAAGAGTTATAGAGATTAACACTCCTAAAAAGAGTGACAACAAGAGAATTAGAAGAATAGATATGGACTCGTTATAGGGTGGTGTGTAAATGGCGTTAAATGACAAGAGAGCTGTTTTTCAGGTTTTAGGGTGTTTGATGCAGAAATCCTATTTGCTTGAAGATGAAGAAAAATGGCTAGTTAAAGATGATTTTGATGAAATGTTTCATAAAATTTGTTTTGCAGCAATCAACAACCTTAAAGATGATGGAGTGGAAGATATTGACGTGATTATGATAGATTCATTTTTATCTAATTACGATGTTCACTACAAAATTTTTCAGGATAATGATGGAATAGAATATCTTATGCAGGCGATGGAAAAGGCAAGCTTAAAAAACTATAGCTATAATTACAACCGACTAAAAAAGTTTAGTTTACTTAGGGCTTACAAAAAAATTGGTTTTTCTGTAGATGATGTTTATGATGAAAACATTTTAAATCCACGAGAACAAGAAGAAATGATGGAGAAATTCGATAAAATGACTATTTCAGACATTGTAGACATTTTTGAGAATAAGCAGCTACAAATTAGAAACGTGTTTGTGAATAGTATGAATCGAACAACTGAACATGCATCTAAAGGCAATGAAGAGTTATTCGCTAGTTATAAGCTAAGCCCTGACTATGGTATCTCACTTATCGGGAACATACAAAACACCATTTTCAGAGGAGCGAAAAAGAAAACTGTAACAATGCGTTCAGCACCTCAAAATACTGGTAAGACACGTATTGCTTTAGCTGAAGCTACAGACATGGCTATTGACGAATTTTATGATTTAGAAAAAGAGGAATGGGTTCAACGCAATGTAGGTGAAAACGTACTCTACATTTCTACTGAAGCAGAAGCCGATGATCTAAGACCGACTATTTGGGCTTACATAAGCGGTGTCAAAGAAAGCAATATAAAAGATGCTCTGTGCACACCAGAAGAGGAGGAGCGAGTAAAGAAAGCAATTAAAATTCTTGAGCGTTCAAACTTTATTATTGAATACATACCTGATTTCAACACAGAGCTTATTGAGACAGTTATTAAAACACATATTCTAGAAAATAAAACAGAGTATATATACTTTGACTACATTCATATTTCAGTTCAAATCCTTGAGGAGATGGCTAAACGTTCAAAAGGAATGTCATTGCGTGAAGATATGGTACTGTATATTTTTATGTATCGGCTAGTTGAGATTGCAGCTAGATATGATGTTTATATTATAACGGCTTCTCAGTTAAATGGTGAATGGAAAGATGCGAGAGACGCTGATCAAAACTTGCTACGTGGCGCAAAAAGTCTGGCTGATAAGCTACATAAAGCAATGATTGCGCTTGTGCCCACACAGAAAGACTTGGAAGCATTAGAGCCAATTTACAAAGAAAAATTTGGGTGTGAGCAGCCAAACATTGTTTATCATATCTACAAAAACCGAATGACAAAATATAAGAGTATGAAGCTATGGCTCTATATTGATTATGACAATATGCGGGTCAAAGAATTGTTTCTCACCACTAATGACTATCAATTGGTGAATATTGAACCAACTGAGATCAAGCAAAAAGATAATGTAGTATAGGGAGGTGAACTCCCATCGCACTAGATAAGGACTTAATCAAAGAGTCACTAACAGAAGAAGAAATAAAAATTATACTTAGGGATTTAGGTAGTGCAGAGCCGAAACGAAGTCAACAGGGAGATTTACAATTCACTACTGTGTGCCACTCTGGAAGCAAGCATAAGCTCTATTACTACGAAGAAGGAAAGTCATTTAGATGTTATACAGAGTGCCAAGAATCATATGACATATATTCTTTAGTAATCAAAGCTAAAGAGCAGCAAGGCTACACCCTATCATTCTATGAAGCAATTAAATACGTAGCTGACGTCACTGGGAAACACTATCAAGCTAACAGTACATACAAATCAAGTGATAAAACAGATGACTGGGATTGGATCAATAAATTCAAAAGAAACAAAGTCAATACTGAGCTTAAAGTTTATGACGATAGAGTGTTAGATGTGTTTCTCCCATATCCTCACGAAAGTTGGATAGAGGAGGGAATTTCATCTGAGTCAATTAAAAAGTATGGTATTGGCTTCTATGTTTCTCAAAATCAAATAACAATTCCTAACTATAATATAAAAAATGAGCTTATCGGTATTAGAGTAAGAAACTTAGATGAGGAGCAACTTGCAATGGGAAGGAAATATGTCCCTGCTAACATTGGGTTGATTCAATATGCCTTCCCGACAGGCTTCAACCTCTTCGGTTTAAATAAGACACTTCCCACAATTAAGAAGCATAGAAAGATTGGATTATTTGAATCAGAGAAATCCGTCTTAAAGTCTGACACTTTCTATGGAGATGAAAATTGGACTGTTGCTTTAGGTGGTAGTAATATCACAAGATTTCATTTAGATATACTGCTTTCCATAAAAGAGCTTGAAGAGGTATTTATACTACCAGATAAAGAATTCGCTGAAGTAGGAAGTAAGCAAGAGCAAATATATGCAAAGAAGATATTGAAAGATGCACAGATGCTTGCTCCTTATTTTCGAGTCCATGTAGTGTGGGATAGATGGGGTAAGTTGGGTTTAAAATCAGCGCCTATTGATCATGGAAAAGAGACGTTTGAGTTTCTATTGAAGAATAAAATTGAGATAACTACTAAGGATGAGGTGATTGGTTGAATTATAAATTAATAAGTCCGTTTGAATATGGCGATAATCCAATTGAACATGTTTTGAAGAATCGTGGAATTGAGAATCTAAAAGAGTTTTATAGTCCAACTAAAAGTAATGTAGGACATCATAGTCAACTGAAGAATATTGGGAGAGCTGTAAATTGCTTAATTAAACATGTTAAAAAAGGGGGTGAGGCATTCGTTCAGGTTGATGCCGATCCCTGACGGCTATACTAGTTCTGCAGCCTTAATTAGCTATCTAAGAAGAGTGTACCCTGATTTTAAAATTAACTATCGACTACATGAAGGCAAGCAACACGGAGTTATTTTAAGTGAGATACCCGACTCCGCAACTCTTGTTATCATCCCCGATGCTGGCTCATCACAATATGAGGAGCATGCACACCTTTCTAAAAAGGGCGTAGACGTTATCATTTTAGATCATCACCCAGTTGACGAAGAATCACAGCATGCAATCGTAGTTAATAATCAACTCTCACCTGACTACACTTCAAAAGCTATCACAGGTGTTGGTATTGTCTATAAGTTTCTAGAGGCTTTAGATAATGAACTAGGTGTAAACTACGCTAAAGACTACCTAGATTTAGTTGCTATTGGCAATATTGCCGATTCTGCTTATATGGGAGATTTAGAAGCAAGATTCTATGCTCTGAATGGATTAAAAGGCATTAAAAATAAATTCATTAAGTCAATGTTTAAGAAACATGAATTCTCCACAAAAGGAGATAAAACTTTAACTTCTACTAGCTTCTATATTAACCCAAGTATAAATGCGATTATCCGAGTTGGAAAACAGGAAGAAAAGGATCAGCTATTCAGAGCGCTAATGGGTATTGAGGAAGAAGTATACTACAAACGGAAAGATACTTTTGTTCCATTGGAAGAAGATACAGCAAGGATTGCAGGTAATGTAAAGAGCAGGCAAGATAAGTTGCGTGATAAAGGTGTAGTAGCCATCAAAGAACGTATTGAAGAAAAGGGATTATTGAAGAATAAAGTTCTAATTGTAAATGTGACTGATTTACTTGATAAAAACTTAGGTGGTTTGGTTGCAAACCAACTTGTAAAACTCTATAAAAGACCAGTTTTATTGATACGCAAGGATGAAGAAAAGCCAGTGTTTACGGGATCTGCTAGAGGTTACGAAAAAGGACATATTAAGGATCTCAAGCAATTTTTACGTGACTCAGGATATTTTAATTTTGTAGAAGGTCATCCTAATGCTTTCGGTTATAGTATTGATGCTGATAAGCTTGTAGCAATGAATGATTACATAAATGAGCAGCTAAAGGGTGTAGAGAATGAAGATGTGCATGAAGTTGATTTTATAATCACAGACAAGACATCTAAGCCTGATCAACTTATTGCAGAAATTCATGAGCATAGACATCTATGGGGTGGAGGAGTCGATGCACCACTCTTAGCATTTAAGCTCAAGTTTGATAAAGATGATATACAAATCTTAGGTAAGGTTAATAAGACCACACTAAAGTTTAAGTATAAGAATATCGAGTTTATTATGTACAAACAAACTGAAGATATGTTTAATAAGGTGTTTGGTAAAGATGGGGAATATGCAATCGAAATCGTGGGTAAGTGTAATGTAAACGAGTGGAATGGCTATATTACTCCACAGGTTATGATGGAAGACTTTGAAGTTGTTAGTGTAGGAGAAAAAGAATTGGTATTTTAGTATTGACTTACCTATTAAAATAAATTAAAATTAATTTATAATTAAAATAGGAGGTGTTGCTGGTGTGTATGGTTGGCTTACACTGTCATAGTCATTACTCTAATATTAGATTGCTCGACAGCACAAATAAAGTAGATGAATTGATTAAGACTGCAGCAGAGTTAAATTACAACGGTATAGCTATTACTGATCATGAGCTACTTAGTGCGCATGTTGAAGCTATTCAAACTGTTGAGAAGTTCAAAAAAGAAGGAAAAATACATAAAGACTTTAAACTGATACTCGGCAATGAGATTTATCTTGTGGACTCTGTAGAAAAAGTTAGAGATGAATATGTTGGGGGAGTTACAAAGTTCCCCCATTTTCTCTTATTGGCAAAGAATGCTAAGGGACATCATCAATTGAGAGTGTTAAGCTCTAAGGCTTGGAGCGACAATTATTTTAGAACTGGTATTATGGAGCGTGTACCTACTGAGAAATCCTTCCTTGAAGAAATAGTGAAAAAGGATCAAGGAAACATTATTGCTTCAAGTGCATGTCTAGGTTCGGAGTTAAATATTTATCTGCTAGAGCTAAAAGAGGCAGAAGAAACAAATCAATTAGATGCTATAAAAGGAATAAAAATTAAGATTGATGAATTTATTAAATGGTGCATTGATGTATTCGGTCAAGATAACTTCTATATCGAGTTGCAGCCAGCCTATAGTGAAGAGCAAATCTACTGCAATAATAAGCTAGTCCCTATTGCAAAGCATTATGGTTTAAAGTGGATTATTACAACGGATGCTCACTACCTACGACCCGAAGACAGAGAAGTACATAAAGCCTACTTGAACGCTAAAGAAGGTGAGCGAGAAGTAGATGATTTTTATGAGGCTTGTTTTCTTCAATCCTTAGAGGAAATCAAAGAAAGATTAAATTACTTTGATGATGAGATCATTGCTGAAGGACTGAAAAATACTCTACTTATTGGTGATATGGTAGAAGACTATGACATTAGAAACGAAACTATTATTCCTAAAATCGATCTTCCAGAGTTTGAATTGAAGCATATCTTTAAGCCTGTTTATGATAAATACACTTACATAAATGATATTGCTCATTCAGACAGTGATCAAGATAGATACTTACTATACTTAATTGAAGAAGGGTTTAATAAGTATTTACGGGATGATAGCTTAACTAAAGAAAAGTTTCATATTATCCTCAGCAGAATTAACGATGAACTAGGTGAGCTATGGGAGATCAGTAAGAAACTCGGTCAATCCATGCCAAGTTACTATGTAACCGTAAAAGAGATTATTGATGTAATTTGGGATGATTGTAAAGGTAACAGCCTTGTGGGAAGTGGTCGAGGAAGTAGTAGTGGTTTTATTATTTGCTTCTTACTTGGTATTACACAGATTAACCCATTGGATTATGAAGTTGAGATTCCTCATTGGAGACATTTAAGCAAAGAACGCCCTGATTTTCCAGATATTGATATAGATTTTGAAGGGGCTAAACGTCCACAAATCACACAAGCACTAAAAGATCACTTTGGTCATAATAAGGTTTTGAATGTATGTACGTTCGGTACTGAAGGCTCAAAGTCAGCTCTACAAACTTCTTGTCGTGGACTTGGCATTGATAGTGATACAGCTCTATATTTAAGTGGTATGATTCCGTTTGAGCGAGGTGCTAACTGGTCACTATCTGATTGTTTTTACGGAAATGATGAAAAGGACAGAAAGCCAGTAAAAGAATTGATTCGAGAGATTGAAAAATATCCTAAGTTAAAAGAAACTGCACTTAAAGTTGAGAACCTTATTAATAAGCGCAGTATTCACGCTGGTGGTATTATTGTTTATAATTCAGATTTTACTGATACAAGCGCAATGATGAGAGCGCCAAACGGTAATCCTACTACTCAGTTTAACCTTAGTCAAGAAGAGTCGCTTGGTAGTATAAAATACGATCTTTTGACCGTGGAGGCAGAAGATAAAATAAGGGAAGCTCTCAACATGCTACTAGAGTATGGAGAAATTGAATGGCAAGGTAGCTTACGTGAAACATTTATTAAATATCTCCATCCTAAAAACATTGAGTACAATGATCCTAAGATATGGAAGATGCTTGGCGAGGGCAACGTGCCCGATCTATTCCAGTTCTCAACTGAAATAGGAATTCAATCTGTTACTAAAGTTAAACCTTCCAATCTAACTGAAATGGCAGCAACTAATTCACTTATGAGACTAATGCCCGATGATGGTGAGCAGCCTGTAGATACATTTGTGAAGTATAAAGGTGATATTGAACTATGGTATCAAGAAATGGACAGGTATGGACTTACTGCAGAAGAGCAAGAGATTATGAAAGAGCATTTATTAAAGTTAAACGGGGTTGCAGATTCCCAAGAATCAGTAATGGTTCTTACAATGGATGAGAGAATAGCGAATTTTGGAGTACTTGAATCCAATGAATTACGTAAGATCATCGCAAAGAAAAAAGAGTCTGAAATTAAGAGAATGAGAAACACATTTTTTGAAAAAGGATTAAAAAATGGAGCTAGTGAAAACTTGTTAACATACATCTGGGATGTTCAGATTAAACGACAGCTTGGATATTCGTTCTCGAATAATCATGTAATTCCATATTCAATTATAGCCTTACAAGAGCTAAATCTTAATTATCACTTCAATCCTATCTACTGGAATACAGCTTGCTTGACCGTAAATAGTGGTGGTCTAGATAAAGGAGATGAAGATGAAAAGAATGCAAACCGAACAACAGAATATGGGAAAATTGCAGCAGCTATTGGGAACATGAGACAAAATGGAGTAAAAGTAGCGTTGCCTGATGTCAATCGTGCCAAGTTTGGATTTTCTCCAGACCTAGATACTGATGAAATTATCTTTGGTCTTAAAGGTATTAATGGAATTGGGGATGAAGCAGTACATACTATATTGGAACATAGACCTTTTCAGAGCTTCAATCACTTCTTAGAAAAGCTATTCCACTCAGGACTCATTAAGAAAGGTCATGTTATTCAACTTATTAAGGGAGGAGCATTTGATAAGTTTGGGCAGCGTGAGGAAATTATGATTCAGTTTATTGAGCTGGTATCAGAAACTAAGCAGAAGCTAACTGCAGCCAATTTACCAATGATCATAGGGCATGACTTACTTCCAGAGAAATTTAATCTGCATAAGAGATTTTTCAGATTTAGAAAGCACGTTTTGAAATCAGTTTACAAAACCATCTCCAAGCCTAAAGATAAGCTATTGATCTTAGGGGAGTCAGAAACCGAATTTTTTAATGAACACTTCTCTGACGATAGTATTGTAGACATGGTTGATAATAAAATTGTCATTTCAGATGTGCGATTTAAAAAGGAATATGACAAGAAAATGGAAGCTGTCAAAGAATGGCTTCAAGATGAGCAAGTGCTTGCAAATTTAAATAAGGCTATCATTAATGAAGAGTTTACTAAGTATGCAAGTGGAACACTTAGTAAATGGGAAATGGACTCAATCAGCTTCTATTATCATGAGCATGAATTAGCACACGTAAATGAAGTTAAGTATGGAATCTCTAATTACTTTAAAATGAATGAAGATCCTACTGTAGTTAGAATGAAGAAGCGAGGAGATAGAGAATTTCCAGAGTTTGATATTCATCGAATTATTGGAACTGTGCTTGATAAAGATAAAAATAA carries:
- a CDS encoding ATP-binding protein, with the translated sequence MEPKSGKTTNATKFPNSLLLAFERGYNALNNVHAQPINKWTEFKQVLKQLNNPKVREKYETIIIDTADIAWDLAEQYVLNREGVDKISDIPFGGGYKLLEKEVDQAFRSIPLMDYGLVMISHSEDKQFTDESGQEFNKIVPTLAKKARKIVLRMSDIIGFSKAVETEEGVEVRLYMRGSTRFEAGSRWKHTPNYVPFDYNTLVGVIADAIEKQAEEDKVQAIDGHVNVYQSVTEDRPFEEVRNEATKLCQAIAAEVEEGDERNARVAKIGKIIENHLGKGRNLKSTEEEQKDLIELIIQDLNEYKESL
- a CDS encoding DnaB-like helicase C-terminal domain-containing protein, with protein sequence MALNDKRAVFQVLGCLMQKSYLLEDEEKWLVKDDFDEMFHKICFAAINNLKDDGVEDIDVIMIDSFLSNYDVHYKIFQDNDGIEYLMQAMEKASLKNYSYNYNRLKKFSLLRAYKKIGFSVDDVYDENILNPREQEEMMEKFDKMTISDIVDIFENKQLQIRNVFVNSMNRTTEHASKGNEELFASYKLSPDYGISLIGNIQNTIFRGAKKKTVTMRSAPQNTGKTRIALAEATDMAIDEFYDLEKEEWVQRNVGENVLYISTEAEADDLRPTIWAYISGVKESNIKDALCTPEEEERVKKAIKILERSNFIIEYIPDFNTELIETVIKTHILENKTEYIYFDYIHISVQILEEMAKRSKGMSLREDMVLYIFMYRLVEIAARYDVYIITASQLNGEWKDARDADQNLLRGAKSLADKLHKAMIALVPTQKDLEALEPIYKEKFGCEQPNIVYHIYKNRMTKYKSMKLWLYIDYDNMRVKELFLTTNDYQLVNIEPTEIKQKDNVV
- a CDS encoding DHH family phosphoesterase; the encoded protein is MPIPDGYTSSAALISYLRRVYPDFKINYRLHEGKQHGVILSEIPDSATLVIIPDAGSSQYEEHAHLSKKGVDVIILDHHPVDEESQHAIVVNNQLSPDYTSKAITGVGIVYKFLEALDNELGVNYAKDYLDLVAIGNIADSAYMGDLEARFYALNGLKGIKNKFIKSMFKKHEFSTKGDKTLTSTSFYINPSINAIIRVGKQEEKDQLFRALMGIEEEVYYKRKDTFVPLEEDTARIAGNVKSRQDKLRDKGVVAIKERIEEKGLLKNKVLIVNVTDLLDKNLGGLVANQLVKLYKRPVLLIRKDEEKPVFTGSARGYEKGHIKDLKQFLRDSGYFNFVEGHPNAFGYSIDADKLVAMNDYINEQLKGVENEDVHEVDFIITDKTSKPDQLIAEIHEHRHLWGGGVDAPLLAFKLKFDKDDIQILGKVNKTTLKFKYKNIEFIMYKQTEDMFNKVFGKDGEYAIEIVGKCNVNEWNGYITPQVMMEDFEVVSVGEKELVF
- the dnaE gene encoding DNA polymerase III subunit alpha is translated as MVGLHCHSHYSNIRLLDSTNKVDELIKTAAELNYNGIAITDHELLSAHVEAIQTVEKFKKEGKIHKDFKLILGNEIYLVDSVEKVRDEYVGGVTKFPHFLLLAKNAKGHHQLRVLSSKAWSDNYFRTGIMERVPTEKSFLEEIVKKDQGNIIASSACLGSELNIYLLELKEAEETNQLDAIKGIKIKIDEFIKWCIDVFGQDNFYIELQPAYSEEQIYCNNKLVPIAKHYGLKWIITTDAHYLRPEDREVHKAYLNAKEGEREVDDFYEACFLQSLEEIKERLNYFDDEIIAEGLKNTLLIGDMVEDYDIRNETIIPKIDLPEFELKHIFKPVYDKYTYINDIAHSDSDQDRYLLYLIEEGFNKYLRDDSLTKEKFHIILSRINDELGELWEISKKLGQSMPSYYVTVKEIIDVIWDDCKGNSLVGSGRGSSSGFIICFLLGITQINPLDYEVEIPHWRHLSKERPDFPDIDIDFEGAKRPQITQALKDHFGHNKVLNVCTFGTEGSKSALQTSCRGLGIDSDTALYLSGMIPFERGANWSLSDCFYGNDEKDRKPVKELIREIEKYPKLKETALKVENLINKRSIHAGGIIVYNSDFTDTSAMMRAPNGNPTTQFNLSQEESLGSIKYDLLTVEAEDKIREALNMLLEYGEIEWQGSLRETFIKYLHPKNIEYNDPKIWKMLGEGNVPDLFQFSTEIGIQSVTKVKPSNLTEMAATNSLMRLMPDDGEQPVDTFVKYKGDIELWYQEMDRYGLTAEEQEIMKEHLLKLNGVADSQESVMVLTMDERIANFGVLESNELRKIIAKKKESEIKRMRNTFFEKGLKNGASENLLTYIWDVQIKRQLGYSFSNNHVIPYSIIALQELNLNYHFNPIYWNTACLTVNSGGLDKGDEDEKNANRTTEYGKIAAAIGNMRQNGVKVALPDVNRAKFGFSPDLDTDEIIFGLKGINGIGDEAVHTILEHRPFQSFNHFLEKLFHSGLIKKGHVIQLIKGGAFDKFGQREEIMIQFIELVSETKQKLTAANLPMIIGHDLLPEKFNLHKRFFRFRKHVLKSVYKTISKPKDKLLILGESETEFFNEHFSDDSIVDMVDNKIVISDVRFKKEYDKKMEAVKEWLQDEQVLANLNKAIINEEFTKYASGTLSKWEMDSISFYYHEHELAHVNEVKYGISNYFKMNEDPTVVRMKKRGDREFPEFDIHRIIGTVLDKDKNKNSITLLTPYGVVSVKFYAGAFGHYNKQISRSNGDGTKTVLEKPWFTRGNKLLISGYRRGNKFVPRTYKDSIYQHTVCLIEDIDSKGNLTLKTEREHV